One genomic window of Solanum stenotomum isolate F172 chromosome 9, ASM1918654v1, whole genome shotgun sequence includes the following:
- the LOC125876423 gene encoding uncharacterized protein LOC125876423 → MANPRKRKGYNLEYRASDDDSWYSVRLVMKGQTMTVKYEGYTEECDEVFHAGDFKSKEEVDELVKRFRSVSPQMQDSECGSLKEGMIVCVGCNAFGGEDMLFYDAVIEAIHNVDHSFCNGEEECLCTFVISWLHGPKKGYLTDTGIEGMCILKGVAQVGPKIASFLKLVNRNLGKSSCMLTAASKYEISASEGSSCENGGSNLSMISSFEGMNNVKSIVAVTTGATNSKYSRLWEDDKDLGGQCPSSHFMFIENLERNLLPSSFRDFIHEHTSVPSQAYILPSPSMPYARGIIVVDSEDKRQKILQFLDNPSHLIVSSTGRPLVITERKLRHGMIKMWSGSYEPQDMCLVMDKDLMLVHSGTEAYERAKKLKDLFLEFMSHQRLLYKKFSVEEMMLLQTQQQFNQIIDV, encoded by the exons ATGGCGAATCCACGCAAACGGAAAGGATACAACCTGGAGTACAGAGCGAGCGACGATGATTCATGGTATAGCGTACGGCTCGTAATGAAAGGCCAAACAATGACCGTGAAGTATGAGGGATATACGGAGGAATGTGACGAGGTTTTTCACGCTGGAGATTTCAAGTCGAAGGAGGAGGTTGATGAGCTGGTTAAGAGGTTTAGGTCTGTGTCGCCTCAGATGCAGGATAGCGAGTGTGGTAGTCTCAAGGAAGGGATGATTGTCTGTGTAGGATGTAACGCTTTCGGCGGGGAGGACATGCTGTTTTACGACGCTGTTATTGAAGCG ATACACAATGTGGATCATTCATTTTGCAATGGAGAGGAAGAGTGTTTATGCACCTTTGTAATATCTTGGCTTCATGGTCCAAAGAAAGGATACTTAACCGATACCGGAATTGAAGGCATGTGTATTCTAaaaggtgttgctcaagttGGTCCGAAAATAGCTTCCTTCTTGAAATTGGTGAACCGGAATCTTGGAAAATCATCTTGCATGTTGACTGCTGCTTCGAAGTATGAGATTTCTGCATCTGAAGGATCATCTTGTGAAAATGGAGGCAGTAATTTGTCTATGATTTCATCCTTTGAG GGAATGAATAATGTCAAGAGTATTGTTGCTGTGACAACAGGAG CAACAAACAGTAAATATAGCAGGCTTTGGGAAGATGACAAAGATCTTGGAGGGCAATGTCCAAGTTCCCATTTTATGTTTATTGAAAACTTGGAGAGAAACTTATTACCATCATCATTTAGGGATTTTATACATGAACATACTTCTGTTCCATCACAAGCATACATTTTACCAAGTCCGTCCATGCCATATGCGAGAGGTATTATTGTGGTAGATTCTGAAGATAAGCGTCAGAAGATACTCCAGTTTTTGGATAATCCATCCCACCTTATTGTGTCCTCAACTGGAAG GCCATTGGTTATAACTGAAAGAAAATTAAGGCACGGCATGATTAAGATGTGGTCAGGAAGCTACGAACCTCAG GATATGTGTCTAGTAATGGACAAAGATCTGATGTTGGTCCATTCAGGAACAGAAGCTTATGAAAGAGCAAAGAAGTTAAAAGATTTATTTCTAGAGTTCATGAGTCATCAACGGCTGCTCTATAAGAAGTTCTCTGTGGAAGAGATGATGCTTTTGCAGACACAGCAACAGTTCAACCAGATCATAGATGTGTAA
- the LOC125876016 gene encoding ribulose-1,5 bisphosphate carboxylase/oxygenase large subunit N-methyltransferase, chloroplastic isoform X1, with protein sequence MAEVSRILQSVLLPPFSHKLDGITNSHFSSYKLYRRNKLNISIRCSSISTTETTKSTKTQNIPWGCETDSLENASNLQKWLSESGLPSQKMDLQRVDVGERGLVANNNIRKGEKLLFVPPSLVITADSKWSNSDAGDVLKQYNVPDWPFIATYLISEASLRKSSRWSNYISALPRQPYSLLYWTQSELDRYLEASQIRQRAVERINNVIGTYDDLRLRIFSKHPDLFPEEIFNIETFNWSFGILFSRLVRLPSMDGRVALVPWADMLNHNCEVGTFLDYDKSSQGIVFTTDRAYLPGEQVFISYGRKSNGELLLSYGFVPKEGTNPSDSVEVSLALKKSDKCYKEKVEALKKHGLSASECFPVQVTGWPLELMAFAYLVVSPPSMSRQFEEMAAAASNKATSKKDIKYPEIEEDALQFILDSCESSISKYSKFLQASGEVDLDVTNPKQLNRRVFLKQLAVDLCTSERRILYRSQYILRRRLRDIRSGELKALNLFDGLKNLFK encoded by the exons ATGGCGGAAGTTTCTAGAATTCTCCAATCAGTTCTTCTTCCTCCTTTCTCCCATAAACTAGACGGAATCACTAATTCCCATTTTAGTTCCTACAAATTGTATAGAAGAAACAAACTCAACATCAGTATCCGTTGTTCATCAATTTCTACAACTGAAACAACCAAATCCACAAAGACCCAGAACATTCCATGGGGTTGCGAGACTGATTCTCTAGAAAATGCGTCGAATTTGCAGAAATGGTTGTCGGAATCAGGGCTTCCTTCTCAAAAGATGGACTTACAAAGAGTGGATGTTGGAGAAAGAGGACTCGTAGCTAACAACAATATTAGGAAAGGGGAAAAGCTGCTTTTTGTTCCTCCTTCACTTGTCATCACTGCTGATTCG AAATGGAGCAATTCAGATGCTGGTGATGTTTTAAAACAATACAATGTACCAGATTGGCCTTTTATTGCTACATATTTAATAAGTGAGGCAAGCCTCAGGAAGTCTTCAAGATGGAGCAACTACATATCTGCCTTGCCTAGGCAGCCTTACTCTCTCTTATACTG GACTCAATCAGAGCTAGATAGGTACTTGGAAGCATCACAAATAAGACAACGGGCGGTTGAAAGGATAAATAACGTCATTGGAAC GTACGATGACTTAAGGCTCAGAATATTTTCCAAGCATCCTGATTTATTTCCTGAAGAG ATATTCAACATAGAGACTTTCAACTGGTCATTTGGAATTCTCTTCTCACGTTTG GTCAGGTTACCCTCTATGGATGGAAGAGTTGCGTTGGTTCCTTGGGCAGATATGTTGAATCATAATTGTGAG GTGGGAACATTTCTTGACTATGATAAATCATCGCAAGGAATCGTCTTTACAACAGACAGGGCATATCTGCCAGGTGAGCAG GTTTTTATATCATATGGAAGGAAATCTAATGGAGAACTTTTGCTTTCATATGGATTTGTTCCTAAAGAAGGGACCAATCCAAGCGACTCAGTTGAGGTGTCATTGGCACTTAAGAAATCTGACAAATGTTACAAAGAGAAGGTGGAAGCTCTAAAGAAGCATGGATTATCAGC ATCGGAATGTTTTCCAGTACAAGTTACTGGTTGGCCACTGGAGTTGATGGCTTTTGCTTATCTAGTGGTCAGTCCACCTAGCATGAGCAGACAGTTTGAAGAG ATGGCTGCTGCTGCATCAAATAAGGCAACATCAAAGAAAGATATCAAGTATCCAGAAATAGAAGAAGATGCATTGCAATTTATTCTCGATAGTTGTGAATCTAGCATTTCAAAGTATTCCAAATTCCTTCAG GCAAGTGGAGAAGTGGATCTCGATGTAACAAATCCAAAGCAACTAAACAGAAGAGTGTTTCTGAAACAGCTAGCAGTTGACCTGTGTACAAGTGAGCGAAGGATACTCTATCGTAGCCAATAT ATATTGAGGAGAAGATTGAGGGACATAAGGAGTGGAGAATTGAAGGCTCTGAATTTATTTGATGGACTTAAGAACCTTTTTAAATGA
- the LOC125876016 gene encoding ribulose-1,5 bisphosphate carboxylase/oxygenase large subunit N-methyltransferase, chloroplastic isoform X2, whose amino-acid sequence MAEVSRILQSVLLPPFSHKLDGITNSHFSSYKLYRRNKLNISIRCSSISTTETTKSTKTQNIPWGCETDSLENASNLQKWLSESGLPSQKMDLQRVDVGERGLVANNNIRKGEKLLFVPPSLVITADSKWSNSDAGDVLKQYNVPDWPFIATYLISEASLRKSSRWSNYISALPRQPYSLLYWTQSELDRYLEASQIRQRAVERINNVIGTYDDLRLRIFSKHPDLFPEEIFNIETFNWSFGILFSRLVRLPSMDGRVALVPWADMLNHNCEVGTFLDYDKSSQGIVFTTDRAYLPGEQVFISYGRKSNGELLLSYGFVPKEGTNPSDSVEVSLALKKSDKCYKEKVEALKKHGLSASECFPVQVTGWPLELMAFAYLVVSPPSMSRQFEEMAAAASNKATSKKDIKYPEIEEDALQFILDSCESSISKYSKFLQVVNYFFQYYCPIITPTWIPAWYYTSFSHHVVLEKKKQESF is encoded by the exons ATGGCGGAAGTTTCTAGAATTCTCCAATCAGTTCTTCTTCCTCCTTTCTCCCATAAACTAGACGGAATCACTAATTCCCATTTTAGTTCCTACAAATTGTATAGAAGAAACAAACTCAACATCAGTATCCGTTGTTCATCAATTTCTACAACTGAAACAACCAAATCCACAAAGACCCAGAACATTCCATGGGGTTGCGAGACTGATTCTCTAGAAAATGCGTCGAATTTGCAGAAATGGTTGTCGGAATCAGGGCTTCCTTCTCAAAAGATGGACTTACAAAGAGTGGATGTTGGAGAAAGAGGACTCGTAGCTAACAACAATATTAGGAAAGGGGAAAAGCTGCTTTTTGTTCCTCCTTCACTTGTCATCACTGCTGATTCG AAATGGAGCAATTCAGATGCTGGTGATGTTTTAAAACAATACAATGTACCAGATTGGCCTTTTATTGCTACATATTTAATAAGTGAGGCAAGCCTCAGGAAGTCTTCAAGATGGAGCAACTACATATCTGCCTTGCCTAGGCAGCCTTACTCTCTCTTATACTG GACTCAATCAGAGCTAGATAGGTACTTGGAAGCATCACAAATAAGACAACGGGCGGTTGAAAGGATAAATAACGTCATTGGAAC GTACGATGACTTAAGGCTCAGAATATTTTCCAAGCATCCTGATTTATTTCCTGAAGAG ATATTCAACATAGAGACTTTCAACTGGTCATTTGGAATTCTCTTCTCACGTTTG GTCAGGTTACCCTCTATGGATGGAAGAGTTGCGTTGGTTCCTTGGGCAGATATGTTGAATCATAATTGTGAG GTGGGAACATTTCTTGACTATGATAAATCATCGCAAGGAATCGTCTTTACAACAGACAGGGCATATCTGCCAGGTGAGCAG GTTTTTATATCATATGGAAGGAAATCTAATGGAGAACTTTTGCTTTCATATGGATTTGTTCCTAAAGAAGGGACCAATCCAAGCGACTCAGTTGAGGTGTCATTGGCACTTAAGAAATCTGACAAATGTTACAAAGAGAAGGTGGAAGCTCTAAAGAAGCATGGATTATCAGC ATCGGAATGTTTTCCAGTACAAGTTACTGGTTGGCCACTGGAGTTGATGGCTTTTGCTTATCTAGTGGTCAGTCCACCTAGCATGAGCAGACAGTTTGAAGAG ATGGCTGCTGCTGCATCAAATAAGGCAACATCAAAGAAAGATATCAAGTATCCAGAAATAGAAGAAGATGCATTGCAATTTATTCTCGATAGTTGTGAATCTAGCATTTCAAAGTATTCCAAATTCCTTCAGGTAGTAAATTACTTCTTTCAGTACTACTGTCCTATAATCACACCAACATGGATACCGGCAT GGTATTACACTTCCTTTAGCCATCATGTGGTCCTagagaaaaagaaacaagagagcttttaa
- the LOC125876939 gene encoding uncharacterized protein LOC125876939: MIANSSLISSNFSTLLFLRNHKLATRISFPNSDKIKNPPKTQFFNNSISGYGVKGRLYVCHSSLNLQNQQDPSMEKDVDGSTKENELGGGSNNGGNGDQWDRTTSFVLFGLWSGLMYYVFFLAPNQIPLTDMYFLKKLLNLKGDDGFQMNEVLVGLWYIMGLWPLVYSMLLLPTARSSKGSIPVWPFLVLSCFGGAYVLIPYFALWKPPPPPVEETELQRLPLNLLESKLTAGITMAAGLGIIFYAGLSSGDVWKEFYQYFRESRFIHAMSIDFSLLSAFAPFWIYNDMTARKWYDKGSWLLPLSVIPFLGPALYLLLRPSIPTVPALSSPTSTEEK; the protein is encoded by the exons ATGATAGCTAATTCCAGCCTCATCTCTTCAAACTTCTCTACTTTACTATTTCTTAGAAATCATAAACTTGCCACTAGAATTTCATTCCCAAACAGTGATAAAATCAAGAATCCACCCAAGACTCAATTTTTCAACAATTCAATCTCAGGATATGGGGTAAAGGGTCGTCTTTATGTATGTCATAGTTCATTAAATCTTCAAAATCAACAAGACCCATCTATGGAAAAAGATGTAGATGGTTCTACAAAGGAGAATGAGCTTGGTGGTGGAAGTAATAATGGAGGAAATGGAGACCAATGGGATAGGACGACGTCGTTCGTACTGTTTGGCTTGTGGTCTGGACTCATGTACTATGTTTTCTTCCTTGCTCCTAACCAGATCCCg TTGACAGACATGTATTTCTTAAAAAAGCTCCTTAATTTGAAAGGAGATGATGGCTTCCAGATGAATGAAGTGCTAGTGGGACTTTGGTATATCATGGGTTTGTGGCCATTAGTTTACAGTATGCTACTCCTTCCTACCGCTAGAAG TTCCAAAGGCAGTATTCCTGTTTGGCCTTTTCTTGTACTTTCATGCTTTGGTGGTGCATATGTTCTCATTCCTTATTTTGCTCTCTGGAAACCACCACCTCCACCTGTTGAAGAAACTGAGCTTCAAAGGTTGCCTTTGAATTTGCTTGAATCTAAGCTAACAGCAGGG ATCACAATGGCTGCAGGGCTAGGGATAATATTTTATGCAGGTTTATCAAGTGGAGATGTCTGGAAGGAATTTTACCAATACTTTAGAGAAAGCAGATTC ATCCATGCGATGTCGATTGATTTCAGTTTACTATCAGCATTTGCACCCTTCTGGATTTACAATGATATGACTGCTCGAAAGTG GTATGACAAAGGATCTTGGCTTCTTCCGCTGTCGGTGATCCCTTTTTTGGGTCCAGCACTATACCTTCTCCTACGCCCATCTATTCCAACAGTACCAGCCTTATCAAGCCCAACTTCGACTGAAGAAAAATGA
- the LOC125875803 gene encoding long chain acyl-CoA synthetase 8-like produces MEDSEGSNPYMSTLKRLASYDYISKNYGSSGIAGAFFIAIIIPIFLSILLMGKKKAKQRGVPVQVGGEPGLAMCNAKSARLVEVPWEGATTVAALFEQSCKKHSSYRCLGARKLVSRDFVTASDGRKFEKLHLGEYQWESYGQVFDRACNFASGLISLGHDVDTRAAIFAESRAEWLIAFQGCFRQNITVVTIYASLGDDALIYSLNETQVSTLICDAKQLKKVASVSSSLKTIKNVIYFEDDETATDSTNIDSWRVSSFSEVEKLGRNSPIQARLPIKEDIAVIMYTSGSTGLPKGVMITHGNIVATAAAVMTVIPKLGTSDVYLAYLPLAHVFELAAETVMLTAGACIGYGSALTLTDTSNKVMKGTKGDATVLKPTLMAAVPAILDRVRDGVMKKVEEKAGSAKKLFHIAFNRRLAAMEGSWFGAWGLEKQLWDIIIFKKVRAVLGGDIRFMLCGGAPLSGDTQRFINICMGAPIGQGYGLTETFAGAAFSEWDDPSVGRVGPPLPCCYIKLITWEEGGYRIVDKPMPRGEVVVGGCSITAGYFNNEEKTNEVYKVDETGMRWFYTGDIGRFHPDGCIEIIDRKKDIVKLQHGEYISLGKVEAALLSSNYVESIMVYADPFHNYCVALVVPSRPVLEKWAQENGIQHKDFSELCDRVESVNEIKQSLSKVAKAARLDKFELPAKIKLIPESWTPESGLVTAALKLKREPLKARYKNELQKLYQ; encoded by the exons ATGGAAGATTCCGAGGGAAGTAATCCATATATGAGTACACTGAAGAGACTGGCCAGCTATGATTATATTTCCAAAAATTATGGGTCATCTGGGATTGCTGGTGCATTTTTTATTGCCATTATTATACCAATATTCCTCTCCATATTACTTATGGGGAAGAAGAAGGCAAAACAGAGAGGTGTTCCGGTTCAAGTTGGCGGTGAGCCAGGTCTTGCAATGTGCAATGCTAAATCAGCCAGATTAGTTGAAGTTCCCTGGGAAGGGGCTACAACTGTAGCAGCTCTATTTGAGCAATCATGTAAAAAACATTCCTCTTATCGCTGTCTTGGAGCTAGAAAGCTAGTTAGCAGGGACTTTGTTACTGCAAGTGATGGAAGGAAGTTTGAGAAACTTCACTTGGGGGAGTATCAGTGGGAGTCTTATGGACAAGTATTTGATCGCGCTTGCAACTTTGCCTCTGGTCTTATTAGTTTGGGTCATGATGTGGACACCCGTGCTGCTATCTTTGCAGAATCTCGTGCGGAGTGGCTCATTGCCTTTCAG GGATGCTTCCGGCAGAATATTACTGTTGTTACCATTTATGCTTCTTTGGGTGATGATGCACTTATATATTCACTCAATGAG ACTCAAGTATCTACATTAATATGTGATGCCAAGCAACTGAAAAAAGTGGCTTCTGTTAGTTCGAGCCTGAAAACCATCAAGAATGTCATCTATTTCGAGGATGACGAGACGGCAACAGATTCCACAAATATTGACAGCTGGAGGGTGTCGTCTTTCTCAGAAGTTGAAAAGCTGGGTAGAAATAGTCCTATTCAGGCAAGATTGCCTATCAAAGAAGATATTGCTGTGATCATGTATACAAGTGGCAGTACAGGCTTGCCTAAG GGTGTTATGATAACTCATGGCAACATTGTAGCCACTGCAGCTGCTGTTATGACTGTGATTCCAAAACTTGGAACCAGTGATGTCTATTTGGCTTACCTTCCTTTAGCTCACGTTTTTGAGTTGGCTGCTGAG ACTGTAATGCTGACTGCAGGTGCTTGTATTGGTTATGGCTCAGCCCTCACATTGACAGACACATCTAACAAAGTCATGAAGGGGACCAAGGGAGATGCTACAGTTTTAAAACCTACTTTAATGGCAGCAGTTCCAGCCATTCTAGATCGTGTTCGGGATGGTGTTATGAAGAAG GTTGAGGAAAAGGCAGGTTCTGCCAAGAAACTTTTCCACATTGCCTTTAACCGTCGATTGGCTGCTATGGAAGGTAGCTGGTTTGGAGCTTGGGGTCTAGAGAAACAATTGTGGGAtatcattatattcaaaaaggTGAGGGCTGTGCTTGGAGGAGATATCCGTTTCATGCTTTGCGGTGGTGCTCCTCTATCAGGGGATACTCAAAGATTTATCAACATTTGTATGGG AGCTCCAATTGGTCAAGGGTATGGTTTGACAGAGACATTTGCTGGAGCTGCTTTTTCTGAGTGGGATGATCCTTCTGTCGGGCGTGTTGGTCCACCTCTTCCTTGTTGCTACATAAAG CTTATTACTTGGGAAGAAGGAGGTTACAGAATAGTTGATAAGCCTATGCCTCGGGGAGAAGTAGTGGTTGGTGGATGCAGCATAACTGCTGGTTACTTCAACAATGAGGAAAAAACTAATGAGGTTTATAAG GTTGATGAGACAGGCATGCGCTGGTTCTACACTGGTGACATTGGAAGGTTTCATCCTGATGGATGCATTGAAATTATTGATAGAAAGAAGGATATTGTTAAGCTTCAGCACGGGGAGTATATCTCACTTGGAAAG GTTGAGGCAGCACTTCTATCAAGCAATTACGTGGAGAGCATCATGGTGTACGCAGACCCCTTCCATAATTATTGTGTAGCTTTAGTTGTCCCTTCACGCCCGGTGCTTGAGAAATGGGCCCAAGAAAATGGCATCCAGCACAAAGATTTTTCCGAACTGTGTGACAGAGTAGAATCAGTCAATGAGATCAAGCAATCACTTTCAAAG GTAGCAAAAGCTGCAAGATTGGACAAGTTTGAGCTTCCTGCCAAGATCAAGCTAATACCAGAGTCTTGGACTCCTGAGTCTGGATTGGTAACTGCTGCTCTGAAATTGAAACGGGAACCTCTGAAGGCTCGATATAAGAATGAGTTACAAAAGTTATATCAGTGA